The sequence ATTTTAGTTCCCTGATTTTTGAGTAGCCGTTTTGTGACATGAATTGCGCAAGCTCGGAGTTTATGGAGGCAAACGCGTTTTCCCGATAGGATAATGCCGTTCCAACGCCAACGGCGCTTGCACCGCACATGAGCATTTCCGCGGCATCAAGTCCGCTAAACACACCCCCCACCCCAATGACAGGTATTTGAACTGCCCTGCTAATTTCATAAACCGCCTTTAGGGCAACAGGCTTGATTGCCTTTCCTGAAATTCCCCCAAACTTGTTTGAGAGGATTGGCCTTCTTGCATGCGCATCCACAAGCATGCCCGAAACGGTGTTGATTGCGATTATTCCATCAGCCCCGGCATCCTCAACAGACTTTGCTATCTGAACAATGCTAGTCACATTCGGTGAAAGTTTTACAAGGACAGGGGCCTTGCCTGCAGCCTCCTTGACCATGCCAGTCACTTTTGAGGCAGATGCAGCGGAGCATGCAAACATCTCGCCCTCCTTGTGAACATTTGGGCAGGAAATGTTTGCCTCAATTGCATCTGGCTTTGCCTCAAGGACGATTTTTGCAACAGAGGCAAAATCCTCCATTGTGTTGCCAAAAATGCTTGCAATTATAGGAACGCCTGCCTTGGCCTTTGCCAGCTTCAACTCCTCGACTTCAAGGCGTGCGCCCGGGTTTGAAAGCCCTACTGCATTGAGCGCATATTCGTCAGCAAGAAGGATTGTGGGGTTTGGATGCCCCTCCCTTGCCTTGAGGCTGCAC is a genomic window of Candidatus Parvarchaeota archaeon containing:
- a CDS encoding dihydroorotate dehydrogenase, which gives rise to MATKTASAHFDVDLSTRVCGLKLSNPTVLASGIWGTSGNLLVRAAKAGAGAVTSKSCSLKAREGHPNPTILLADEYALNAVGLSNPGARLEVEELKLAKAKAGVPIIASIFGNTMEDFASVAKIVLEAKPDAIEANISCPNVHKEGEMFACSAASASKVTGMVKEAAGKAPVLVKLSPNVTSIVQIAKSVEDAGADGIIAINTVSGMLVDAHARRPILSNKFGGISGKAIKPVALKAVYEISRAVQIPVIGVGGVFSGLDAAEMLMCGASAVGVGTALSYRENAFASINSELAQFMSQNGYSKIRELK